GATAGGCGTCGTCGCGAAACAGAAACTCGGTCGGCATTGGGTCTCAGCTGCCTTCTATCAGGTCGACGACGGGTTCATCGGGACGTTCGAGCCAGCGCGGAACGCCAAGGCCCTTGGAGCGCAGGAACGCCGGATCGTAGATCTTCGACGCATAGCGGAAGCCATAGTCGCAGAGAATGGTCACGATCGTATGGCCGGGACCCATCTGACGCGCAAGCCTGATGGCACCCGCGACATTGACGCCGCTCGAGGGGCCGACACAGAGGCCCTCGTGGTCAAGTAGGTCGAACATGACCGGAATGGCCTCGTCGTCAGGGATCTGGAAGGCCACGTCCACCGGCGCGCCGTCGATGTTGCGGGTGACGCGATTCTGTCCGATTCCTTCGGCGATCGACGAGCCACTCGCCGTGAGTTCGCCACGGGTGAACCACGAATACATGGCGGCGCCCAGAGGGTCGGCGCAACCGATGGTCACATTGGGATTGAAGCCCTTGAGCGCCATGGCAATGCCGGCAAGCGTTCCGCCGGAGCCGACCGAGCAGATGAAGCCGTCGACTTTGCCGTCTGTGTCGCGCCAGATCTCCGGGCCGGTGGTTTCGATATGGGCCTGCCGGTTCGCGACATTGTCGAACTGGTTGGCCCAGAACGCGCCGTTGGGATTTTCCTTGGCGAGCCGCGCAGCGGTGCGTTCGGACACGCGGACGAAATTGTTCGGATTGGCATAGGGAGCCGGCGGCACCTCGATCAGGCGGGCGCCGAGATGGCGCAGCGCATCCTTCTTCTCGCGGGACTGGCTGTTCGGAATGACGATGACGCATTCAAGCCCGAGCGCCCGTCCGACCATGGCGAGCCCGATGCCCGTATTGCCGGCGGTGCCCTCGACGATGGTGCCACCCGGCCTCACCAGGCCCTTGGCCATGGCATCGCGGATCAGGAACAGCGCGGCCCGGTCCTTGACCGACTGGCCCGGGTTCAGGAACTCAGCCTTGCCAAGGATGGTACAGCCGGTCGCCTCGCTCGCACCCTTGAGCTTGATGAGCGGCGTTTTGCCGATGGCATCGACGACGGATGGCAGGAAAGGCATCGCGGGCTCCGCAAACGTCGCCGGACGCTAGCTGAGCCGGTCCTGACGCTCAACCCGCCATCCGGCGAAGAAACCAACCGTTCTGCGATCACCGCTGCGCGAAGATGAACTGTCTCACATCGATGGTGCCTGCGCGAAATCCCGCCTCGCAATAGGCGAGGTAATAGACCCACAAACGGCGGAACCGTTCATCGAAGCCGAGATGGGTCAGATCGGGCCAGACGGCGGTGAACCTGTCGGCCCAGGTCTTCAGGGTTGCCGCATAATCCCCACCGAAGGCCGTTTCGCCATCGACCTTCAGCCCGGCCTGGCCGGCAAGATCGCGCATATGGCTTGCTGTCGGCAGCATGCCGCCCGGAAACACATAGGCGCGAATGAAGTCGATTTCCCTGAGATAGTCGGCCCAGAGTTGTTCGGCGAGAGTGATGACCTGGACACCGGCCCGGCCGCCCGGCTTCAGGCATCCCGCGAGCGTGCTGAAATAAACCGGCCAATATTCCTTGCCCACGGCCTCGAACATCTCGATCGATGCGATGGCGTCATAGGTGCCGGTCTCGTCACGGTAATCCTGGAGCTTGATGGTGACGCGATCGGAAAGGCCAGCTTCCGCCATCCGCTTCACGGCAAAGGCATGCTGTTCGTCGGACAGTGTCAGTGCGGTCACACGGGCCCCGTAGTCACGCGCCGCCACCTCGGCAAAGCCACCCCAGCCACAGCCGATCTCCAGCACATGGTCACCGGGCTTGAGCTGCAGCTGGTCGGCGAGCATCCGGTATTTCGCGTGCTGGGCCGACGGCAGGTCAGCTGCGCCCGCGCCGAAATAGGCCGAGGAATAGGTCATGGAGGGGTCGAGCCATGCCTTGTAGAACGCGTTGCCCAGGTCGTAATGGGCAACGATGTTGCGTTTCGCCTGGCGCTTCGTGTTGCGATTGCGCCAGTGGCGATAGCGCTGCACCAACCGGGCAAGCGGGTTGAAGCGGGTCAGGCGACGCACGGCCTCGGTATTGGCGCAGAAGAAATAGAGGAAACCCGCAGGATCCGGGCTGTCCCATTCGTTGCGGATGAAGGCTTCGGCAAAGCCGACATCGCCGTCGAGAATCAGCCTGCGCGCGAATCGGTAGTCACGAATGATGACCTCGGCCGAAGGCCCGTCATCCGCGCCCCGAAACACCAGCCGCCGCCCGTCGGGAAGCGTCACTGTCAGCCTGCCTCGCCGGATGTCGAGCGGATATTTGAGGGCCTGACGCACGATCAGCGGCAGGCCTGCGGTCGCCATGCGCAGGCTTTCGCGGGTCACTTCGATGACGGATGAAAACGGCGCAGAACGCTCGGTACCAGTGGTCATGAACATGCTCGCTGTTGAAGTCCGGCGCAAAACCATGTCGGCTTCGCTCCGATGGCACGTGAGCGCTGGGGCATGGCAACGCGGCATCCAATTCCGGTTGCGTTGTCGACAATGCGAGCGCGGCGGAACGAGGCACGGACCAGAAGGTTATGCATTTTTCCCGTTTGTTCAACGGTTGCGACCGGCAACACGTTCCGCTCAAACGTCATCGCGGCCACGCAGCGCCTGAAACGCGTCGAGCGCCCGGGCGCGGGCCACGGCATGGTCCACGATCGGACGCGGGTAGGTCACGCCCAGTCGGACGCCCGCGCCCTTCAAGACCTGGTCGTCAGCCTGCCACGGCGCGTGGATTGCGCTATCGGGCAATCGTGCCAGTTCCGGCACATAGCGGCGGATATAATCACCCTTGGGATCAAAGGTTTCGCCCTGCTTGACCGGATTGAAAACTCGGAAATAGGGCGCGGCGTCGGCACCCGAACCGGCCACCCACTGCCAGCTCGCCGCATTGTTGGCGGCATCGGCATCGACCAGCGTCTCCCAGAACCAGGCCTCGCCCTCGCGCCAGTCGATCATCAGGTGCTTGATGAGGAACGAGGCGACGACCATGCGCACGCGGTTGTGCATCCATCCGGTCTGCCAGAGCTCGCGCATGCCGGCATCGACCAGCGGATACCCGGTCAAGCCGCGCTGCCAGGCGGCGAGGCCAGCGGGGTCGGTCCGCCACGGAAAGGCGTCGAAGCGCGCCTGGAAGTTGTCCTGCGCCAGGCGTGGCCAGTGAAAGAGCAGGTGATAGGAAAATTCACGCCAGCCGACTTCCGAGAGGAACTTGTCGATTCCAGCCCGCCCGGACGCCGCGCCCGCATGTTCGCTGGCGTGCCAGATTTGCACCGGGGAGAGTTCACCGAAGCGCAGATGCGGCGAAAGACGGGAGGTTGAAGCAAGATCGGGCCGGTTGCGCTCGTCGGGATAGCGCGCCAGGCCGGCGTCCAGGAAGTCCGCTAGCCGTGCACGGGCCCCGGCCTCTCCGGGAGACCAGACCTCTGCAAAACCCGCAGCCCAATTGGGGGATGTGGGTTCGAGCCCCCAGCTTGCAAGCTCTTCGCTTGGGACGGGCGTCCTGCTGCCGACAAGGACCGCCGGCACCGGCAGGCTGGCGCCTGGCTCTCCGAGCCGTTGATGGGCGCGCCAGAAGGGCGTGAACACCCGCATGGGATCGCCAGCCTGGGTCTTCACCTCCCATGGCTCGCGCAGAAGGCTTCCGCCGAAGGTGTCCACCGCGACGCCAGTGGCCTTTAGATCGGCCTTGATGGCCGAATCGCACGCGATACCCACCGGATCGTAGCGCCGGTTCCAGGCCACCAGCCCCGCGCCAAGGCAATGGGCCAGATCAGGCACGATGGTGCGTGCATCGCCCGACCGAAGCACCAATTGCACGCCCCGCGCTTCCAGATCGCGGCCGAGCGATTGAAGGCTTCGCGATAGCCACCAGCGCGCGGCGTCACCCACTGGTGCGCGTCCGCCCGCAGCATTCTCCAGAACATAGAGCGCAATCACGGGCGCGCCGGTCTCGGCAGCCCGGCAAAGGGCTGGATTATCCGCAAGGCGCAGGTCGTTGCGAAACCAGAGCAGCGTGGGGGAGGGCAGGGTCATCCTGCCTATACACCGCAGAGGCGGCTTCGGATCAGGCGTGCCTGCTGAAAGCACGTGGCGGCGATCGGGCCATCGGAGCCAAACAAAAAGGCGGACCTGACACACGTCAGATCCGCCTTTTCGAAAGTGGCTCCCCGGGCCGGATTCGAACCAGCGACCAACCGGTTAACAGCCGGTTGCTCTACCACTGAGCTACCGAGGATCATCGCTTTCGCGAATGAGCGGCGCGTCTAACACAGGTCTGACACGATTGCCAAGTGACGATTGTGAAGAACCTTGCAGCCGAGCCCGCAAATTGGGCCCGACGTGCATGTCGACGGTCAGGGAAACGGCAGAATTTCGGCCACCTAGGCCGAAATGCGAGCCTTTCGACATTATCGGGCTGAATGCTCGCCGAGCGAAAGATTTCAGGAGAAGGGAGGTGGAGGCCTCGCCCTATTTAGAACCCGTTGTTCTCTGGAGTTTCGCGCTGTTCTTCGCTGTTCCCTTGTATTTTGCAAAGACAGGTAAATCGCATCTTGTGCACCGTGTCAAGCGTGCACCCTTGTACGGCCCTGTATTCCTCGGTATGGCTCAATCTCCGTCGCCGAGTGCACAAGAAAGTGCACAAGGATCGTTCGAAGGCTCAGCGAGGAAGCGAACGCATGGCCAGTCAGGTCAACAAATTGTCGGCCCGCCGGGTCGAGACGCTCACTGAACCCGGGCGACATTCGGATGGTGGCGGGCTCTATCTCGCTGTTTCGGACACCGGCGCAAAAAGTTGGGTCTTCGCTTGGGTCCGTTCCGGCAAGCGCAACATGGTGGGCCTCGGTTCGTTCAAGGCCGTGCCGCTCGCCAAGGCCCGGGAGAAGGCCGCGGAGGCCCGTCAGGCAGTTGAGCGCGGCGAAGATCCCCGAATCGTCCTGAAGCCCGCCAGCGCGGCCCCTGCCGCCGTGGTGACCTTCGGCGACGAGGCCACGGCCATGATGGAATCGCTGCGGCCAATCTGGCGGTCTGAGGTCCATAGCCGCCAATTCGAGAACAGCCTCCGAACCTATGCCGCTGAGATCTGGAATCGCCCGATCGCCGTGTTGAACGCGGTCGACATCAAAAACATGCTGTTGCCGATCTGGAGCGAGAAGCACGAGACAGCGACACGCGTCCGCGAGAGGACCGAACGTGTCTTCGCCCATGCCCGGGCACATGGCCGATATGAGGGTTTCAATCCTGCCGCGTGGCAGGGGAACCTGA
This region of Phreatobacter aquaticus genomic DNA includes:
- a CDS encoding cysteine synthase A, coding for MPFLPSVVDAIGKTPLIKLKGASEATGCTILGKAEFLNPGQSVKDRAALFLIRDAMAKGLVRPGGTIVEGTAGNTGIGLAMVGRALGLECVIVIPNSQSREKKDALRHLGARLIEVPPAPYANPNNFVRVSERTAARLAKENPNGAFWANQFDNVANRQAHIETTGPEIWRDTDGKVDGFICSVGSGGTLAGIAMALKGFNPNVTIGCADPLGAAMYSWFTRGELTASGSSIAEGIGQNRVTRNIDGAPVDVAFQIPDDEAIPVMFDLLDHEGLCVGPSSGVNVAGAIRLARQMGPGHTIVTILCDYGFRYASKIYDPAFLRSKGLGVPRWLERPDEPVVDLIEGS
- a CDS encoding SAM-dependent methyltransferase, with translation MTTGTERSAPFSSVIEVTRESLRMATAGLPLIVRQALKYPLDIRRGRLTVTLPDGRRLVFRGADDGPSAEVIIRDYRFARRLILDGDVGFAEAFIRNEWDSPDPAGFLYFFCANTEAVRRLTRFNPLARLVQRYRHWRNRNTKRQAKRNIVAHYDLGNAFYKAWLDPSMTYSSAYFGAGAADLPSAQHAKYRMLADQLQLKPGDHVLEIGCGWGGFAEVAARDYGARVTALTLSDEQHAFAVKRMAEAGLSDRVTIKLQDYRDETGTYDAIASIEMFEAVGKEYWPVYFSTLAGCLKPGGRAGVQVITLAEQLWADYLREIDFIRAYVFPGGMLPTASHMRDLAGQAGLKVDGETAFGGDYAATLKTWADRFTAVWPDLTHLGFDERFRRLWVYYLAYCEAGFRAGTIDVRQFIFAQR
- a CDS encoding cryptochrome/photolyase family protein; translated protein: MTLPSPTLLWFRNDLRLADNPALCRAAETGAPVIALYVLENAAGGRAPVGDAARWWLSRSLQSLGRDLEARGVQLVLRSGDARTIVPDLAHCLGAGLVAWNRRYDPVGIACDSAIKADLKATGVAVDTFGGSLLREPWEVKTQAGDPMRVFTPFWRAHQRLGEPGASLPVPAVLVGSRTPVPSEELASWGLEPTSPNWAAGFAEVWSPGEAGARARLADFLDAGLARYPDERNRPDLASTSRLSPHLRFGELSPVQIWHASEHAGAASGRAGIDKFLSEVGWREFSYHLLFHWPRLAQDNFQARFDAFPWRTDPAGLAAWQRGLTGYPLVDAGMRELWQTGWMHNRVRMVVASFLIKHLMIDWREGEAWFWETLVDADAANNAASWQWVAGSGADAAPYFRVFNPVKQGETFDPKGDYIRRYVPELARLPDSAIHAPWQADDQVLKGAGVRLGVTYPRPIVDHAVARARALDAFQALRGRDDV